A stretch of the Butyricicoccus intestinisimiae genome encodes the following:
- the recD2 gene encoding SF1B family DNA helicase RecD2 has product MENELQSISGTVEAVIYQNEDNGYAVIRLVEEDGEEVTAVGTMPQICLGEELMLTGHWTTHASYGEQFLTEYFERRMPATVKGIADYLSSGIIKGIGPKLAKKIADRFGEETFAVMANEPERLSNISGITARKAEQIGEQFRQQTSMRRLMEFLMENQLPPQLAAQLYKRFKDSAIDHVLDNPYLLCSEEFAVDFQQADDLALSQGMPWDAEERVQAGILYTLQFNLNNGHTFIPKEKLLATAAQLLQDEDGYLPEQSLLEHNFAELQDNGRLICEYICRRDAVYLNPMHEAEVFVADYLTELSDTEYQYDFNLQELLATLEENSAVVYAPRQRQAIEWAARYGLVILTGGPGTGKTTTVRGMLDFYDAVGLDVVLAAPTGRAAKRLSELCDREAKTIHRLLESGYRNGEGKAVFARNQMNPLECDVVILDEVSMIDIVLMQALLEAMPPETRLILVGDADQLPPVGPGNFLRDCISSERIHTVELDEIFRQAQESAIVRNAHAINRGEMPVSGGRDGDFFIMRKHSAEDVMQTVVDLCRKRLPDYYGFSPEQIQVLTPSRRQAAGTQQLNRMLQDALNPPDACKPEKRYGDTIFRLGDRVMQVRNNYDIVWEKEHDPEEEGTGMFNGDVGKIVGISLRDENLCVQFDDKLAHYTFDMLGELELAYAMTVHKSQGSEFDAVIVALPAGIGRRLLTRNILYTAITRAKKLLVLVGDSDVAETMVHTNTRNRRYSALRARLIRQMPEDAQTRMEEE; this is encoded by the coding sequence ATGGAAAACGAACTGCAAAGCATCAGCGGAACCGTGGAGGCCGTCATCTATCAGAACGAGGACAACGGCTATGCGGTCATCCGGCTCGTCGAAGAGGACGGCGAAGAAGTCACGGCTGTCGGCACGATGCCGCAGATTTGCTTGGGCGAGGAGCTGATGCTGACCGGTCATTGGACAACCCATGCGTCATATGGCGAACAGTTTTTGACGGAATATTTTGAACGGCGTATGCCTGCGACAGTCAAGGGCATCGCAGATTATCTGTCCTCCGGTATTATCAAGGGAATCGGCCCCAAATTGGCAAAAAAAATCGCAGACCGCTTTGGAGAAGAAACCTTTGCCGTCATGGCGAACGAGCCGGAACGTCTGTCCAATATTTCAGGCATCACAGCGCGCAAGGCGGAGCAAATCGGCGAACAATTCCGTCAGCAGACGTCCATGCGCCGCCTGATGGAATTTTTGATGGAAAATCAGCTGCCGCCGCAGCTTGCCGCACAATTGTATAAGCGATTTAAGGACAGTGCCATTGATCATGTGCTGGACAATCCCTATTTGCTGTGCAGCGAGGAATTTGCTGTCGATTTTCAGCAGGCAGATGATCTGGCATTGTCTCAGGGTATGCCGTGGGACGCCGAGGAACGGGTGCAGGCGGGCATTTTATACACGCTGCAATTCAATTTGAACAACGGGCATACATTTATTCCAAAAGAAAAGCTGCTTGCCACAGCGGCGCAGCTATTGCAGGATGAAGATGGCTATCTGCCGGAGCAATCGCTGCTCGAGCATAATTTCGCCGAGCTGCAGGACAATGGCAGATTGATTTGTGAATATATTTGCCGCCGCGATGCGGTGTATTTGAATCCGATGCACGAAGCGGAGGTTTTTGTCGCGGATTATTTGACCGAGCTTTCTGACACGGAATATCAGTATGATTTCAATTTACAGGAGCTGCTCGCCACACTGGAGGAAAACAGTGCGGTGGTCTATGCGCCGCGCCAGCGGCAGGCCATTGAGTGGGCAGCGCGCTATGGCTTGGTGATTTTGACCGGCGGTCCGGGTACCGGTAAAACGACAACGGTTCGCGGCATGCTGGATTTTTATGATGCCGTGGGATTGGATGTTGTGCTCGCAGCACCGACAGGACGCGCCGCCAAGCGCCTCAGTGAGCTGTGTGACCGCGAAGCCAAGACCATCCATAGATTGTTGGAATCCGGATATCGAAACGGAGAGGGCAAGGCAGTCTTTGCCCGCAATCAGATGAACCCGCTGGAATGCGATGTTGTCATTCTGGATGAGGTATCCATGATAGATATTGTGCTGATGCAGGCACTGCTGGAGGCGATGCCGCCGGAGACGCGTCTGATTCTGGTCGGGGACGCGGATCAGCTGCCGCCGGTCGGCCCGGGTAATTTTCTGCGCGACTGTATCAGTTCGGAACGCATTCATACGGTTGAATTGGACGAGATTTTCCGTCAGGCACAGGAGAGCGCCATTGTCCGCAATGCACACGCGATTAACCGCGGAGAAATGCCGGTCAGCGGCGGGCGCGATGGGGATTTCTTCATTATGCGCAAGCACAGCGCGGAGGACGTCATGCAGACGGTCGTGGATTTGTGCCGCAAGCGTCTGCCGGATTACTATGGATTTTCTCCCGAGCAGATTCAAGTGCTGACTCCGTCCCGCCGACAGGCAGCAGGCACCCAGCAGCTCAACCGGATGCTGCAGGACGCACTCAATCCGCCGGATGCGTGCAAGCCGGAAAAACGATATGGAGACACGATTTTCCGCTTGGGAGACCGCGTCATGCAGGTGCGCAATAACTATGACATTGTGTGGGAAAAAGAGCACGATCCGGAGGAAGAAGGAACCGGCATGTTTAACGGAGATGTCGGAAAAATTGTTGGTATTTCTCTGCGCGATGAAAATCTCTGCGTGCAGTTTGATGACAAGCTCGCACACTATACGTTTGATATGCTCGGTGAATTGGAGCTTGCCTATGCTATGACGGTACACAAATCGCAGGGCAGTGAATTTGATGCGGTCATTGTCGCTCTGCCCGCGGGCATCGGCAGGCGTCTGCTGACGCGAAATATTCTGTACACGGCGATTACGCGTGCAAAGAAGCTGCTTGTGCTCGTCGGAGATTCGGATGT
- the tuf gene encoding elongation factor Tu translates to MAKEKYVRDLPHVNIGTIGHVDHGKTTLTAAITKVLGLEGEAEVMKYDEIDKAPEEKERGITINTAHVEYKTAKRHYAHVDCPGHADYVKNMITGAAQMDGAILVVSSADGPMPQTREHILLARQVGVPYIVVFMNKVDQVDDEELLDLVEMEIRELLNDYDFPGDDVPIIRGTALGVLECESTDPNAPEYACIHELMDAVDEYIPTPERKADQPFLMPVEDVFSITGRGTVATGRVERGQIKMGEEVEIVGLMDAPRKTVITGIEMFRKLLDYAEAGDNIGTLLRGIQKNEVERGQVLAKPGTIHPHTKFKGQVYVLKKEEGGRHTPFFNNYRPQFYFRTTDVTGVITLPEGTEMCMPGDNVDMDVALITPIAIEKGLRFAIREGGRTVGSGVVTEIYE, encoded by the coding sequence ATGGCAAAGGAAAAGTACGTAAGAGACCTGCCTCATGTTAACATTGGCACCATCGGCCACGTTGACCACGGCAAGACCACCCTTACCGCTGCAATCACCAAGGTTCTCGGCCTGGAAGGCGAAGCTGAGGTTATGAAGTATGATGAGATCGATAAGGCTCCGGAAGAGAAGGAGCGCGGCATCACCATCAACACCGCTCACGTAGAGTACAAGACCGCTAAGCGTCACTACGCTCACGTTGACTGCCCGGGCCATGCTGACTATGTAAAGAACATGATCACTGGCGCTGCTCAGATGGACGGTGCTATCCTGGTAGTATCTTCTGCTGACGGCCCGATGCCGCAGACCCGCGAGCACATCCTGCTGGCTCGTCAGGTAGGCGTACCGTATATCGTTGTATTCATGAACAAGGTTGACCAGGTAGACGACGAGGAGCTGCTGGATCTGGTAGAGATGGAGATCCGTGAGCTGCTGAACGACTACGACTTCCCGGGCGACGACGTTCCGATCATCCGCGGCACCGCTCTGGGCGTTCTGGAGTGCGAGTCCACCGATCCGAATGCACCGGAGTACGCTTGCATCCATGAGCTGATGGACGCTGTTGACGAGTACATCCCGACTCCGGAGCGTAAGGCTGACCAGCCGTTCCTGATGCCGGTCGAGGACGTATTCTCCATCACCGGTCGTGGTACCGTTGCTACCGGTCGTGTAGAGCGTGGCCAGATCAAAATGGGCGAAGAAGTCGAAATCGTAGGTCTGATGGACGCTCCGCGCAAGACCGTTATTACCGGTATCGAAATGTTCCGCAAGCTGCTGGACTACGCTGAAGCTGGCGACAACATCGGCACCCTGCTGCGTGGTATCCAGAAGAACGAGGTTGAGCGTGGTCAGGTACTGGCTAAGCCGGGCACCATCCATCCGCACACCAAGTTCAAGGGTCAGGTATACGTTCTGAAGAAGGAAGAGGGCGGCCGCCATACTCCGTTCTTCAACAACTACCGTCCGCAGTTCTACTTCCGTACCACTGACGTTACTGGCGTTATCACTCTGCCGGAAGGCACTGAGATGTGCATGCCGGGCGACAACGTTGATATGGACGTAGCTCTGATCACCCCGATCGCTATCGAGAAGGGCCTGCGTTTCGCTATCCGTGAGGGTGGCCGTACCGTTGGTTCCGGCGTTGTTACCGAGATCTACGAATAA